From one Salmo salar chromosome ssa09, Ssal_v3.1, whole genome shotgun sequence genomic stretch:
- the numa1 gene encoding nuclear mitotic apparatus protein 1 isoform X6, with protein MVLHLDKEHALLEWVNHLNVDLPVRSINDLQDGVLLMKLVYKLRKEEPANSYLDQHVQERLKVVSDFLQGDCRCSTERGALISWDNISNGLNLEVELSKVLVLLYYHSVINNHVDLNQLEYKFEVELASMLRFVLDNENSLYLSENLEKYLRKKPLFSFNSDISSTSSSSLFNDDESPVFQRRKKMGSVQFLDLQTVASSSVSSPLQDVMNTPQFQLKKLQRQLRQERDMRDELEKDLTTSATTLTQRESQICQLQHRIEKLLREQAEQEQEPRDELQELHSKNEGLRTRLHEVLKECQALKTNSSQMERKVDSLTEENGTLSAQMREVVARLASAEAEVDRLIEAQDSAQGEWSSRHCHLQDELNRATAQKECLSEQMLILQSKISSLEDELSKAKMQEKGEVMGPILEWEQLKQELADATLRHAECECTIARLKGEKEQAAALHAQERASLQAESQRLQVLVTELQEALSALRADREALELASKEERESLTAQLHTLTAEVASLTQTVQQREQEVKALGEEVQQECMQRGELNLAMERQDREAREEIQELTSHVDTMGASLRRAEEEVQVREKQLTKQQQESALQREVLQEEMAASEKALKELKKQEEAVREEATRLHQEITTHVTDLCSLRQEHTALQEQLARQQEEISLEKEAQAAAHREKEAVEAELSRLQEEVRSLGEQMAQLEEAQREKERLLLQSTENMETLQTERAAASSLAEAKDLELSILREEVRAREEQLAMQQEEYRLRQEELQEELAAQENEINNMRERLAGLLDQISLLKEVCQEGKNMEALREEHAAQLEQLRLVKEQVEQVQERNEETSAALREKESSLREKESSLREKEESLRGLEEELQSTTSLASQRQQEELTSLKEEVISLQEEVERRRAAEALAVEEARELEESVSALQQQLDSAIQDNDMKRQKCERLEQDLEQRGTLVEELRQQEHSARLEATRLRQEISTHLSRLEVVQREKEELRGEVSLHQQRAAVLQQSLEEQEVAMRVLKEQKESIREETTVKIEALQAQLEVVSSLAAAKDLQLSTLREEASLLCQENTKRAADLKDVQLEKIRLESLLSEEHRALKEDLAKQQEELRGEVSLHQQRAAELQLSLEEKQEALRELKEQLVQQQEDSSLQKVLQEAQAAALQQEAVDALRGEVSLHQQRAAELQHQEAALREQEEKSTEEATLKMEALKAAKDLQLSALTEKATALQEQLAKREQEISLQKEVLQEAHREKESVEALREELARQQEELREELILQQQRAQSLEQSLEEQQEALKELTLKEERAREEATQLRQQISTHLSRLEEVQRGKEELREQEEKAREETTVKMEALQAQLEVVSSLAAAKDLQLSTLREEASLLCQENTKRAADLKDVQLEKIRLESLLSEEHRALKEDLAKQQEELRGEVSLHQQRAAELQHQEAALREQEEKSTEEATLKMEALKAAKDLQLSALTEKAIALQEQLAKREQEISLQKEVLQEAHREKESLEALREELARQQEELREELILQQQRAQSLEQSLEEQQEALKELTLKEERAREEATLKMVALQAAKDLELSTLRQEATQLRQEISTHVSHLEEVKSEGPLREEHTALQVQLAKQQEENSLQKGLLQEVQATVLQEREAKEALRGEVSLHQQSLEEQQVAVRETLARQKEEGQAAGQVQKELMEQFSVLQQEKEALLTRALQAEQNQSELEGSMAELRAQAESRESGQRQQLDALLLEKERLTEGHQVLEMKCSAAQRLEAVLLEELALLREQMEGTEWEKQIRDLREQLAANTEVVEHYKTQVEKAKSHYSGKKQQLVESQEQVTELQRSLEVREHEVNAVTTEMKLLQKELEKARNKEKSLSSKVNTLEAQLAFTDRHLREQSQVRPERGPGGIEKMRGGRESVYLKVPQSQTHQETSGDSLDLSLDDSLNTTTRPLGPDESSTPLVRSSERVAAKRRALGGESLETLYFTPMNNRQINRTSTERRLESSITCLGELALDSARKRPPTSSARRRRTTQVINITMSKTTPGRGGAGGDSDNEMFYSLSSVRSHPNITGSTHTARPISMEVFHTPGKPAVAVSDQLLSLPGYRRSTVHVAAPQSTGQFCVGAENEPDHAADDWLRIAELQARNQSCLPHLKSSYPLESRPSLGPSFEFTDDDLRMGDPTETIRRASVMPGQIQESLSSHRLSLHPGQADSTTASRPAYGSHRLSLMPPKPKASSTLNNQNTHNLRGSNLSLKRSAKDQEPDTPEVRMEAKRMATSCFPRPLTPKGGRFSSSNNRQPPSPAERRQSMVFSIDNTPRKAASKSGFLQRGMNKIRSSTRKSPANKISRVPRSGDVKSPQPGGKAQRKSPRTNSSKSPKNPTSARKEPEVLVGKPIHLSR; from the exons ATGGTGCTTCACCTTGATAAAGAGCATGCACTTTTGGAATGG GTTAACCACCTGAATGTGGACCTCCCGGTGCGGAGCATCAACGATTTACAggatggtgttttgttgatgaagCTCGTCTATAAACT GAGAAAGGAAGAGCCCGCTAATTCATATTTGGACCAGCATGTCCAGGAGAGGCTGAaagtggtctctgacttcctGCAAG GTGACTGCAGGTGCAGCACAGAACGGGGAGCTCTCATCTCCTGGGACAACATCAGCAATGGACTAAACCTGGAGGTGGAGTTATCCAAG GTGCTTGTGCTCCTGTACTACCATAGTGTGATCAACAACCATGTTGACCTGAACCAACTGGAATACAAGTTTGAG GTTGAGCTTGCCTCCATGCTCCGCTTTGTTTTGGACAATGAGAATAGCCTCTACTTGAGTGAGAACTTGGAGAAATATCTAAGGAAGAAGC cccTGTTTAGTTTCAACAGTGACATCTCCAGTACCTCCTCATCCTCCTTGTTCAACGATGATGAGTCCCCAGTCTTCCAGCGGAGAAAGAAGATGGGTTCAGTTCAGTTTCTGGACCTACAAACTGTTGCGTCCTCGTCTGTCAG TTCTCCCCTGCAGGATGTGATGAACACTCCTCAGTTCCAGCTGAAGAAGCTGCAGAGGCAGCTGCGtcaggagagagacatgagggatgagCTGGAGAAAGACCTGACCACCAGCGCCACCACCCTCACCCAGAGAG AGAGTCAGATCTGTCAGTTGCAGCACCGTATTGAGAAGCTGCTGAGGGAGCAGgcggagcaggagcaggagcCCCGGGATGAGCTACAAGAACTGCACAGCAAGAACGAGGg GCTGCGGACCCGTCTCCATGAGGTGCTGAAGGAGTGCCAAGCGTTAAAGACTAACTCATCTCAGATGGAGCGGAAGGTGGATAGCCTGACAGAGGAGAATGGCACCCTTTCTGCCCAG ATGCGTGAAGTGGTCGCTCGGTTGGCGAGTGCTGAGGCTGAGGTGGACAGGCTGATTGAGGCCCAGGACTCTGCTCAGGGGGAGTGGAGCAGCAGACACTGCCACCTTCAGGATGAACTCAACCGGGCCACCGCTCAGAAG GAGTGTCTGAGTGAACAGATGCTGATCCTGCAGAGCAAGATCTCCTCTCTAGAGGACGAGCTGAGTAAAGCCAAGATGCAGGAAAAAGGAGAGGTCATGGGCCCTATCTTGGAG TGGGAGCAGCTGAAACAGGAGCTGGCTGATGCCACCCTCAGGCACGCAGAGTGTGAGTGCACCATCGCCCGTCTGAAGGGGGAGAAGGAGCAGGCTGCTGCCCTGCATGCCCAGGAGAGGGCCTCGCTACAGGCAGAGAGCCAGAGACTGCAGGTCCTGGTGACTGAGCTCCAGGAAGCCCTGAGTGCTCTGCGGGCTGACAGAGAGGCTCTGGAGCTGGCCtccaaggaggagagagagtcccTGACTGCCCAGCTCCACACCCTGACCGCTGAGGTGGCCAGCCTTACCCAGACTGTACAACAAAGGGAGCAGGAGGTGAAGGCGCTGGGGGAGGAGGTGCAGCAGGAGTGCATGCAGAGAGGGGAGCTGAACCTGGCTATGGAGCGGCAGGACAGGGAGGCCAGAGAGGAGATCCAGGAGCTGACCAGCCACGTGGACACCATGGGTGCCtcactgaggagggctgaggaggagGTGCAGGTCAGGGAGAAGCAACTTACCAAGCAGCAGCAGGAGAGTGCTCTACAGAGGGAGGTCCTACAGGAGGAGATGGCTGCATCTGAGAAGGCGTTAAAAGAGCTGAAGAAGCAGGAAGAGGCCGTTAGAGAGGAGGCCACTCGACTGCACCAGGAGATCACTACACATGTTACGGACCTCTGCAGCCTGAGGCAGGAGCACACTGCTCTGCAGGAGCAATTGGCTAGGCAGCAAGAGGAGATCTCCCTAGAAAAGGAGGCGCAGGCCGCAGCCCACAGGGAGAAGGAAGCGGTGGAGGCGGAGCTCTCTCGACtccaggaggaggtgaggagccTGGGGGAACAGATGGCCCAGCTGGAGGAGGCTCAGAGGGAGAAGGAGCGTCTCCTCCTCCAGTCCACAGAGAACATGGAGACcctccagacagagagagccGCTGCCTCGTCCCTCGCTGAAGCCAAAGACCTGGAGCTCAGCATcctgagagaggaggtgagggccagGGAGGAGCAGCTAGCCATGCAACAGGAGGAGTACCGCTTACGGCAGGAGGAGCTACAGGAGGAGCTTGCAGCTCAGGAGAATGAAATCAATAACATGAGAGAGCGGCTCGCTGGCCTGCTGGACCAGATCTCTCTGCTGAAGGAGGTGTGTCAGGAGGGTAAAAACATGGAGGCCCTGAGAGAAGAGCACGCTGCCCAGTTGGAGCAGCTGAGGCTAGTGAAGGAGCAGGTCGAACAGGTCcaggagaggaatgaggagaCCTCGGCAGCTCTCAGGGAGAAGGAGTCGTCTCTCAGGGAGAAGGAGTCGTCTctcagggagaaggaggagagcctCCGGGGGCTGGAGGAGGAGCTACAGTCCACCACCTCTCTGGCCTCCCAGAGACAACAGGAAGAACTGACCTCGCTCAAGGAGGAAGTAATCTCGCtgcaggaggaggtggagaggaggcgTGCCGCGGAAGCCCTGGCAGTTGAGGAGGCGAGGGAACTGGAGGAGAGCGTGTCAGCCCTACAGCAGCAGCTGGACTCAGCCATCCAGGACAATGATATGAAGAGACAAAAGTGTGAGAGGCTGGAACAGGACCTGGAGCAGAGAGGAACACTGGTGGAAGAGCTGAGGCAGCAGGAGCATAGCGCCAGACTGGAGGCCACTCGACTCCGCCAGGAGATCTCTACACATCTCAGCCGTCTGGAGGTAGtgcagagggagaaggaggagctgAGAGGGGAGGTGTCCCTCCACCAGCAGAGAGCTGCAGTGCTCCAGCAGAGCCTGGAGGAGCAGGAGGTCGCTATGAGAGTGTTAAAGGAGCAGAAGGAGAGCATCAGAGAGGAGACCACTGTGAAGATTGAGGCCCTACAGGCTCAGCTGGAGGTAGTGTCGTCTCTGGCCGCAGCTAAAGACCTGCAGCTCAGCACTCTGAGAGAGGAG GCCTCTCTACTCTGCCAGGAGAACACCAAACGGGCAGCTGATCTAAAGGACGTGCAGTTGGAGAAGATTCGGTTGGAGAGCCTGTTGAGCGAGGAGCACAGAGCCTTAAAGGAGGACCTGGCCAAGCAGCAGGAGGAGCTGAGGGGGGAGGTGTCCCTCCACCAGCAGAGAGCTGCAGAGCTCCAGCTAAGCCTGGAGGAGAAGCAGGAGGCCCTTAGAGAGCTGAAGGAGCAGCTTGTCCAGCAGCAGGAGGACAGCTCCCTACAGAAGGTCTTGCAGGAGGCCCAGGCTGCAGCCCTCCAGCAGGAGGCGGTAGACGCTCTGAGAGGGGAGGTGTCCCTCCACCAGCAGAGAGCTGCAGAGCTCCAGCACCAGGAGGCTgctctgagggagcaggaggaGAAGAGCACAGAGGAGGCCACTCTGAAGATGGAGGCCCTCAAAGCAGCTAAAGACCTGCAGCTCAGCGCTCTGACAGAGAAGGCCACCGCCTTACAGGAGCAGCTAGCTAAGAGGGAGCAGGAGATCTCCCTTCAGAAGGAGGTACTGCAGGAGGCCCACAGGGAGAAGGAGTCAGTGGAGGCACTGAGAGAGGAGCTGGCCAGGCAACAggaggagctgagagaggagctAATCCTCCAGCAGCAGAGAGCTCAGTCCTTAGAACAGAGCCTGGAGGAACAGCAGGAGGCCCTGAAAGAGCTGacgctgaaggaggagagagccagagaggagGCCACTCAACTCCGCCAGCAGATCTCCACACATCTCAGCCGTCTGGAGGAGGTgcagagggggaaggaggagctGAGGGAGCAGGAGGAAAAAGCCAGAGAGGAGACAACTGTGAAGATGGAGGCCCTACAGGCTCAGCTGGAGGTAGTGTCGTCTCTGGCCGCAGCTAAAGACCTGCAGCTCAGCACTCTGAGAGAGGAGGCCTCTCTACTCTGCCAGGAGAACACCAAACGGGCAGCTGATCTAAAGGACGTGCAGTTGGAGAAGATTCGGTTGGAGAGCCTGTTGAGCGAGGAGCACAGAGCCTTAAAGGAGGACCTGGCCAAGCAGCAGGAGGAGCTGAGGGGGGAGGTGTCCCTCCACCAGCAGAGAGCTGCAGAGCTCCAGCACCAGGAGGCTgctctgagggagcaggaggaGAAGAGCACAGAGGAGGCCACTCTGAAGATGGAGGCCCTCAAAGCAGCTAAAGACCTGCAGCTCAGCGCTCTGACAGAGAAGGCCATCGCCTTACAGGAGCAGCTAGCTAAGAGGGAGCAGGAGATCTCCCTTCAGAAGGAGGTGCTGCAGGAGGCCCACAGGGAGAAGGAGTCATTGGAGGCACTGAGAGAGGAGCTGGCCAGGCAACAggaggagctgagagaggagctAATCCTCCAGCAGCAGAGAGCTCAGTCCTTAGAACAGAGCCTGGAGGAACAGCAGGAGGCCCTGAAAGAGCTGacgctgaaggaggagagagccagagaggagGCCACTCTGAAGATGGTGGCCCTCCAAGCAGCTAAGGACTTGGAGCTCAGCACCCTGAGACAGGAGGCTACACAACTCCGCCAGGAGATCTCCACACATGTCAGCCACCTGGAGGAGGTGAAGAGCGAGGGCCCCCTGAGAGAGGAGCACACTGCCTTACAGGTGCAGCTGGCCAAGCAGCAGGAGGAAAACTCCCTACAGAAGGGACTGCTGCAGGAGGTACAGGCCACAGTCCTCCAGGAGAGGGAGGCCAAGGAGGCACTGAGAGGGGAGGTGTCCCTTCATCAGCAGAGCCTGGAAGAGCAGCAGGTTGCTGTGAGGGAGACTCTAGCCAGGCAGAAGGAGGAAGGGCAGGCAGCAGGCCAGGTGCAGAAGGAGTTGATGGAGCAGTTCTCTGTGCTCCAGCAAGAGAAGGAGGCTCTGTTAACCCGGGCGCTCCAGGCAGAGCAGAACCAGAGCGAGCTGGAAGGGAGCATGGCTGAGCTACGAGcccaggcagagagcagagaaagtGGCCAGAGACAACAGCTGGATGCCCTGCTCCTGGAGAAGGAGAGGCTGACTGAGGGTCACCAGGTCCTGGAGATGAAATGTAGCGCCGCCCAGAGGCTGGAGGCTGTACTGCTGGAGGAACTGGCCTTGCTGAGAGAAcagatggagggaacagagtgGGAGAAGCAGATCAGAGATCTACGGGAACAACTTGCTGCCAACACTGAGGTAGTGGAACACTACAAAACACAG GTTGAGAAGGCCAAGAGCCACTACTCGGGGAAGAAGCAGCAGCTTGTGGAGTCTCAGGAGCAGGTGACGGAGCTGCAGCGcagcctagaggtcagagagcatGAGGTCAACGCCGTTACCACAGAGATGAAGCTGCTGCAGAAGGAGCTGGAGAAGGCCAGGAACAAAGAGAAGAGCCTCAGCTCCAAGGTCAACACACTGGAAGCACAG CTGGCGTTTACTGACCGTCACCTTCGGGAGCAGAGCCAGGTTCGACCTGAGCGGGGACCAGGTGGGATTGAGAAgatgagagggggtagagagagtgtcTACCTGAAAGTCCCCCAGAGCCAGACTCACCAGGAGACCAGCGGCGACAGTCTGGACCTCAGCCTGGACGACTCCCTCAACACTACTAC GAGGCCGTTGGGGCCCGACGAGTCCAGTACTCCCCTGGTGCGTAGCTCGGAGCGTGTAGCTGCTAAACGGCGTGCTCTGGGAGGGGAGTCACTGGAGACCCTCTACTTCACCCCGATGAATAACCGTCAGATCAACAG GACCAGTACTGAGCGCCGGCTAGAGAGCAGCATCACATGTCTGGGAGAGCTGGCTCTGGACTCAGCCAGGAAGAGACCACCCACCTCCTCAGCCAGACGCCGAAGGACCACCCAGGTCATCAACATCACCATGAGCAAG ACGACCCCTGGTcgcggaggagcaggaggagatagTGATAACGAGATGTTCTACAGCCTGTCCTCCGTCCGCTCCCATCCCAACATCACCGGAAGCACACACACCGCACGACCCATCTCCATGGAGGTCTTCCACACACCCGGAAAACCTGCCGTTGCCGTGAGCGATCAGCTCCTCAGTCTCCCTGGATACCGTCGAAGCACCGTCCACGTTGCAGCTCCACAGA GTACGGGCCAGTTCTGTGTGGGGGCAGAGAATGAGCCTGACCATGCTGCTGATGACTGGCTACGCATCGCTGAGCTGCAGGCCAGAAACCAGTCCTGTCTGCCTCACCTAAAGAGCAGCTATCCTCTGGAGTCCAGG CCCAGCCTGGGACCGTCCTTCGAGTTCACCGACGATGACCTGCGCATGGGCGACCCCACGGAGACTATCCGTAGAGCCTCTGTGATGCCCGGACAGATTCAGGAGTCTCTGTCATCCCACCGGCTCTCCCTCCACCCGGGACAGGCCGACAGCACCACGGCCAGCAGGCCGGCCTACGGCTCACACCGTCTCTCACTGATGCCACCCAAACCTAAAGCCAGCAGCACCCTGAACAACCAGAACACACACAACCTCAGGGGGAGCAACCTGTCACTCAAACGCTCAGCCAAAGACCAGGAGCCAGACACACCTGAGGtgagaatggag GCTAAGAGGATGGCAACCAGCTGTTTCCCGCGCCCTCTTACCCCTAAAGGAGGTCGTTTCAGCTCTTCCAACAACCGCCAGCCTCCTAGCCCT GCTGAGCGGAGACAGTCCATGGTGTTCTCCATTGACAACACGCCTCGTAAGGCTGCCTCCAAGAGCGGCTTCCTACAGAGAGGCATGAATAAGATTCGCAGCTCCACGCGTAAATCCCCAGCGAACAAAATCTCCCGTGTCCCGCGGTCCGGAGATGTGAAGTCCCCTCAGCCGGGAGGGAAGGCACAGAGGAAGTCCCCACGCACCAACAGCAGCAAGTCTCCAAAGAACCCCACCAGCGCACGGAAG gaACCCGAGGTGTTGGTTGGAAAGCCCATTCATCTGAGCAG ataa